A window from Rhizosphaericola mali encodes these proteins:
- a CDS encoding sodium/sugar symporter, with the protein MNKLATADYIVFLVYFIIVAGYGIWIYNRKKQEQVSSADYFLAEGSLTWWAIGSSLIASNISAEQLIGMSGSGFKVGLAIASYEWMAAATLIIVAVFFMPVYLKNKIFTMPQFLSQRYNDKVAMIMAVFWLLLYIVVNLMSILYLGALALSGITGMSITFCLCALSLFAIVISLGGMKVIGFTDVIQVFFLVLGGIVATYIALNIISDGKGVTAGFHILTKNTPTHFQMIFKKQNPNYIDLPGMSVLVGGLWIANLSYWGCNQYITQRALGANLKTAREGLLFAGFMKMFMPLIVVVPGIAIYYIMHTHPGIVNPSAMLTKTGVEDPNKAYPALLGLLPIGFKGLSVAALTAAIVASLAGKVNSIATIFTLDIYKKAFNKTASEQNLVKTGKITTVLAMVLGLILSLLIGDALMGEGKQGFQYIQEYSGFVSPGIFAMFLLGFFWKKTTSNAALFATIGGFLVSILLKFLPNMVDLSPLYSIGWAVPVVHDQVKTVFEIPFMDRMTIVFTFCVIGMAIISIRENKKGIETGKGLEIDKSMFKVAPGFLVGAVLILGLIVALYSVFW; encoded by the coding sequence ATGAACAAGTTAGCAACAGCAGACTACATTGTATTTTTGGTCTACTTTATTATAGTGGCCGGTTATGGGATTTGGATTTATAATAGAAAAAAACAAGAACAAGTCAGTTCTGCTGATTATTTTCTTGCAGAAGGTTCATTAACATGGTGGGCAATTGGGTCTTCCTTGATAGCTTCCAATATCTCCGCAGAACAGTTGATAGGAATGAGCGGTTCTGGTTTTAAAGTTGGATTAGCAATTGCCTCTTATGAATGGATGGCAGCTGCCACTTTAATCATTGTTGCGGTATTTTTTATGCCCGTTTATCTTAAAAACAAGATATTCACGATGCCGCAGTTTTTGAGTCAACGCTACAACGATAAAGTTGCGATGATCATGGCAGTATTTTGGTTATTATTATACATCGTCGTGAATCTAATGTCTATTTTATATTTAGGCGCTTTAGCTTTGAGTGGTATCACAGGTATGTCGATCACATTTTGTTTATGTGCACTTTCTTTATTTGCCATTGTCATTTCTTTAGGCGGTATGAAAGTAATCGGCTTTACGGATGTAATTCAAGTATTTTTCCTTGTGTTAGGCGGTATCGTGGCTACTTATATTGCCTTGAATATTATTTCTGATGGTAAAGGAGTGACTGCAGGATTTCACATTTTAACGAAAAATACGCCCACCCATTTCCAAATGATTTTCAAAAAACAAAATCCTAATTACATCGATCTGCCCGGGATGAGCGTACTCGTCGGTGGGTTGTGGATTGCCAATCTAAGCTATTGGGGTTGCAATCAATATATAACGCAACGAGCGTTGGGGGCCAATTTGAAAACAGCTCGTGAAGGTTTACTATTTGCTGGCTTTATGAAAATGTTTATGCCGTTGATCGTAGTTGTGCCAGGTATAGCGATTTACTACATCATGCATACGCATCCAGGTATCGTTAATCCATCTGCAATGCTTACAAAAACGGGAGTGGAAGATCCGAACAAAGCATATCCTGCCCTCTTGGGATTATTACCAATTGGTTTTAAGGGCTTATCTGTAGCGGCGTTGACAGCAGCGATCGTAGCATCGCTTGCCGGCAAAGTCAATAGTATCGCAACAATTTTCACATTAGATATTTACAAAAAAGCATTCAACAAAACCGCATCCGAACAAAATCTGGTAAAAACAGGTAAAATCACTACCGTATTAGCGATGGTATTGGGATTAATTTTGTCCTTATTAATAGGTGATGCATTGATGGGTGAGGGCAAACAAGGATTCCAATACATCCAAGAATATTCAGGCTTTGTATCTCCTGGGATTTTCGCTATGTTCTTGTTGGGATTTTTCTGGAAAAAAACGACTTCCAATGCTGCATTATTTGCAACTATTGGAGGTTTCTTAGTTTCCATATTGTTGAAATTCCTTCCGAATATGGTTGACCTTTCTCCATTATATAGCATTGGTTGGGCAGTTCCAGTTGTACATGATCAAGTAAAAACAGTATTCGAAATTCCATTTATGGATCGTATGACAATCGTATTTACTTTTTGTGTAATCGGTATGGCAATCATCAGTATTAGAGAAAACAAAAAAGGAATTGAAACAGGTAAAGGATTAGAAATAGACAAATCTATGTTCAAAGTTGCACCCGGTTTTTTGGTCGGTGCAGTTTTAATTCTTGGATTGATTGTAGCTTTATATTCAGTATTTTGGTAG
- the fabF gene encoding beta-ketoacyl-ACP synthase II gives MKRVVITGLGAITPIGKNTKEYWNNLLNGVSGADKITRFDTTNFKTQFACEIKNYDALEYFDKKEARKMDRFAQYGIIAADEAIKDAALDFTKLDINKIGVIFSAGIGGFETFEHEVIEYTKGNFIPRFNPFFIPKIISNGLSGMISIKYGLRGINYCPVTACAASTQSIIHAFNYIRLNKADIVITGGSEAPITAASIGKFNAMKAMSTNNENYQTASKPFDTNRDGFVVGEGAGALVVESLESAIKRGAKVYAEIVGGGESSDAYHITGTHPDGIGAFLAMTEGIAEAGLIPHDIDYINAHATSTGLGDLSEIKAIEKLFATNLDKVQVSASKSMTGHLLGGTGAIEAISTCLSVNTDQIPPTINTNETDTNIPKELNLSLGKKAFSKKVNYALSNSFGFGGHCAALILKKYID, from the coding sequence ATGAAAAGAGTCGTTATAACAGGATTAGGAGCTATTACACCAATTGGAAAAAATACAAAGGAATATTGGAATAACTTATTAAATGGAGTATCTGGTGCAGATAAAATAACGCGTTTTGATACTACAAATTTTAAAACACAATTTGCCTGTGAGATTAAGAATTATGATGCTTTAGAATACTTTGACAAAAAGGAAGCAAGAAAAATGGATCGATTTGCCCAATATGGAATTATTGCTGCAGACGAGGCTATAAAAGACGCGGCGCTTGATTTTACAAAATTGGATATCAATAAAATCGGCGTGATATTTTCGGCGGGTATTGGCGGTTTTGAAACGTTCGAACACGAAGTAATTGAGTATACAAAAGGTAATTTTATTCCCAGATTTAATCCTTTTTTTATTCCAAAAATCATTTCTAATGGATTGTCTGGAATGATTTCAATAAAATATGGACTCAGAGGTATTAATTATTGCCCAGTTACTGCTTGTGCAGCATCGACACAAAGCATTATTCACGCCTTTAACTATATACGCCTAAATAAAGCGGACATTGTCATTACGGGCGGTTCTGAGGCGCCTATTACAGCGGCCTCTATAGGTAAGTTTAATGCAATGAAAGCGATGTCAACAAATAATGAAAATTACCAAACTGCATCGAAGCCGTTTGATACCAATAGAGATGGATTTGTAGTTGGAGAAGGCGCTGGTGCATTAGTAGTAGAAAGTTTAGAATCTGCAATTAAAAGGGGAGCGAAAGTGTACGCAGAAATTGTTGGAGGAGGAGAGAGTTCAGATGCATATCATATAACAGGAACGCATCCGGATGGTATTGGAGCTTTTTTAGCTATGACCGAAGGTATAGCAGAAGCTGGTTTGATTCCTCATGATATTGACTATATCAATGCACACGCAACATCAACTGGACTAGGTGATTTATCAGAAATTAAAGCCATTGAAAAACTATTTGCAACCAATCTTGATAAAGTTCAGGTAAGTGCTTCTAAATCTATGACTGGACATTTATTGGGTGGTACTGGTGCTATAGAAGCTATTTCGACATGCTTAAGCGTAAATACAGACCAAATCCCTCCAACTATAAATACGAATGAGACCGATACAAATATTCCTAAAGAGTTAAATCTATCTTTAGGTAAAAAAGCATTTTCAAAAAAAGTAAATTATGCATTAAGTAATAGCTTTGGATTTGGTGGACATTGCGCAGCATTAATTCTTAAAAAATATATCGACTAA
- a CDS encoding TetR/AcrR family transcriptional regulator: MVRSEKTRQLIIEKTASIFNKKGYTGTYLSDLTNATGLTKGSIYGNFKDKNEVAVEAFKFNYKFQSERIIGKINQLDNAVEKMIAFLGHYKTEFKPIFENGGCAILNTSVDADDGNELLKKEVTRSIKNWRETIISILKEGMSKGEFKNIDVEAFSYKIIALIEGSILLAKTLDKPDILLQNIDYLQSEIRELKIK; the protein is encoded by the coding sequence ATGGTTAGATCAGAAAAAACGCGTCAGTTAATTATTGAAAAAACAGCCTCTATTTTCAATAAAAAAGGATATACAGGAACATACCTATCCGATCTAACAAATGCTACGGGTTTAACAAAAGGCAGTATTTATGGAAATTTCAAAGATAAAAATGAGGTTGCCGTAGAAGCATTTAAATTCAATTATAAATTTCAATCGGAACGAATAATTGGAAAAATAAATCAGTTAGATAATGCCGTTGAAAAAATGATTGCATTCTTAGGTCATTATAAAACAGAATTTAAACCCATATTTGAAAATGGTGGCTGTGCTATTTTGAATACGTCCGTAGATGCGGATGATGGAAATGAATTATTAAAAAAAGAAGTTACACGATCTATTAAAAATTGGCGAGAAACAATCATTTCAATATTGAAAGAAGGTATGAGCAAAGGGGAATTTAAAAATATTGATGTAGAGGCGTTCTCATACAAAATTATAGCACTTATTGAGGGAAGTATTTTGCTTGCTAAAACACTAGACAAACCTGATATTCTTCTACAAAATATTGATTATTTACAATCTGAAATTAGGGAATTAAAAATTAAATAA
- the sppA gene encoding signal peptide peptidase SppA codes for MKVFFKIFFACLLALVIFSLLGFFILMGIGASSFSKDKPKVGGKGILVIDLSNAMQEQSNPDDDVSSAFNKLKGSDDYSVGLYDAVRLIEYAKGDSAIKGIIIKANNNANSYAASEEIKSAIANFKRSNKFVYAYGTAIAQRAYYVATSADKVYVHPSGGVEWAGLSTNLMFYKGLLDKLEIQPEIFYAGKFKSATEPFRATQMTDANRLQTTVWIGDIYGKILSDVSVDRKIDTTTLRNLANTAAIQTSNDALKYHLVDGLKYDDEIRTEIGKKVNESDITKLNFVSLATYAKATDFKDFSGEDKIALIYAEGDIVDGQGEDKSIGGDNFRNIIRAARLDNSVKAIVLRVNSPGGSALASDVIWREIALAKKVKPVVVSMGTYAASGGYYISCNGSYIFAEPNTITGSIGVFSMFINPSTFLKNKLGVTFDGVKTGPYADLGSMGRPLTQPERNLFQASVDSIYHTFLSRVAEGRHKTIAEVDSIAQGRVWTGKRAISIGLVDSTGTLKDAVLYAAKLAKSKSFYLKEYPQTKGFFDKLFGEDKSGDMQESMIKNALGDWQFDVYKRFKNLQTMSNSVQTRIPFAADLK; via the coding sequence ATGAAAGTATTTTTTAAGATTTTTTTCGCCTGTTTACTGGCATTGGTGATATTTTCACTATTGGGATTTTTTATCCTTATGGGTATCGGTGCGAGTTCATTTAGTAAAGACAAACCCAAAGTTGGAGGGAAAGGTATTTTGGTTATTGATCTTTCTAATGCGATGCAAGAGCAATCTAATCCGGATGATGATGTGAGCAGCGCATTTAACAAACTTAAAGGAAGTGATGATTATTCTGTTGGTTTGTATGATGCGGTTCGCCTGATTGAATATGCCAAGGGAGACTCCGCGATTAAAGGAATCATTATTAAAGCAAATAATAATGCAAATAGTTACGCTGCGAGCGAAGAGATAAAAAGTGCCATTGCCAATTTCAAACGTAGTAACAAATTTGTATATGCATACGGAACAGCGATCGCGCAAAGAGCCTATTATGTCGCAACTTCCGCTGATAAGGTATACGTACATCCGAGTGGTGGTGTAGAATGGGCGGGTTTGTCAACGAACCTTATGTTCTATAAAGGACTTTTGGATAAATTAGAAATTCAACCAGAAATTTTTTATGCGGGCAAATTTAAAAGTGCCACCGAGCCTTTTCGTGCTACGCAAATGACGGATGCCAATAGATTGCAGACAACAGTGTGGATTGGAGATATTTACGGAAAAATTTTGAGTGATGTATCTGTGGATCGCAAAATTGATACGACGACTTTGCGTAATTTAGCAAATACCGCTGCGATTCAAACTTCTAATGATGCATTGAAATATCATTTAGTAGACGGTTTGAAATATGACGATGAGATCAGAACGGAAATAGGTAAAAAAGTCAATGAATCAGACATAACGAAATTAAATTTCGTTTCTCTTGCTACCTATGCAAAAGCGACAGATTTCAAAGATTTTTCAGGAGAAGATAAGATTGCGTTGATCTACGCAGAAGGGGATATCGTAGACGGACAAGGGGAAGACAAATCTATCGGTGGAGATAATTTCCGCAATATAATTCGAGCAGCTCGTTTGGATAATTCTGTAAAAGCGATTGTTTTGCGTGTTAATTCACCCGGGGGAAGTGCTTTGGCTAGTGATGTTATTTGGAGAGAGATTGCGCTAGCTAAAAAAGTAAAACCAGTAGTTGTAAGTATGGGAACTTATGCGGCATCTGGCGGTTATTATATCTCATGTAATGGTTCGTACATATTTGCAGAACCAAATACAATTACAGGATCGATTGGTGTATTTAGCATGTTTATCAATCCAAGTACATTTTTGAAAAATAAATTAGGCGTCACTTTTGATGGTGTGAAAACGGGTCCTTATGCAGATTTAGGTTCAATGGGGCGTCCATTAACACAACCAGAAAGAAATTTGTTCCAAGCGAGTGTGGACTCTATTTATCATACATTTTTGAGTAGAGTGGCGGAAGGTCGACACAAAACAATTGCTGAGGTCGATAGCATTGCTCAAGGACGTGTATGGACTGGAAAAAGAGCAATTTCTATTGGATTGGTAGATAGTACAGGTACATTGAAAGATGCAGTTTTATATGCAGCTAAATTAGCAAAGTCAAAAAGCTTTTATTTGAAAGAATATCCACAAACAAAAGGATTTTTTGATAAATTATTTGGAGAGGATAAAAGTGGGGATATGCAAGAAAGTATGATTAAAAATGCTTTGGGAGATTGGCAATTTGATGTGTACAAGCGATTTAAAAATTTGCAAACCATGTCAAATTCTGTTCAAACGAGAATTCCATTTGCGGCTGATTTGAAATAA
- the folK gene encoding 2-amino-4-hydroxy-6-hydroxymethyldihydropteridine diphosphokinase — protein sequence MNIVYLLIGGNLGNRLDNLHKAIESIGAHCGQILAVSSIYETEAWGYTDQPSFYNQAIKLETSIFPERLMKKLLEIETKLGRVREVKMGPRVIDIDILLVEDQLFNTDILKAPHPFLAQRRFALIPLAEIASEVRDPASHKRISTLLAECPDTLEVKKLELV from the coding sequence ATGAATATAGTTTATTTGTTGATAGGCGGTAATTTGGGGAACAGATTAGACAATCTTCATAAAGCAATTGAGTCCATCGGTGCACATTGTGGCCAGATATTGGCGGTTTCATCCATATATGAAACGGAAGCTTGGGGTTATACAGATCAACCTTCTTTTTATAATCAAGCCATCAAATTAGAAACGAGCATTTTTCCAGAAAGATTAATGAAAAAGCTTTTGGAAATAGAAACGAAATTAGGTCGCGTACGTGAGGTAAAAATGGGACCACGCGTGATCGATATTGATATTTTATTGGTAGAAGATCAATTATTTAACACGGATATATTAAAAGCGCCACATCCTTTTTTGGCACAGCGCAGATTTGCATTGATTCCATTGGCGGAGATTGCGTCAGAAGTGCGTGATCCAGCATCACACAAGCGCATTTCTACTTTATTGGCAGAATGTCCCGACACTTTAGAAGTTAAGAAATTAGAACTCGTTTAG
- a CDS encoding deoxynucleoside kinase, with product MQYKLITIEGNIGAGKTTLAKILSERLHGRLILESFEDNPFLPKFYKEPEKYSFPLELFFMAERFKQLQHSVNGPDLFHDTTISDYVFIKSLLFAKVTLAEDEYKLYKRLFHIINKQLPNPDILIYLHVPIQKLQKNIQTRDRSYEQSIPDEYLQKIQNTYLEYLKQSDQKVLFVEAENADFLTDSKHVDLILDALSKDYSPGKHYLQLS from the coding sequence ATGCAATACAAACTGATCACAATAGAGGGCAATATCGGCGCGGGGAAAACGACCTTAGCTAAAATATTGTCTGAGCGTTTGCATGGGCGTCTGATTTTAGAGTCATTTGAAGACAATCCTTTTCTTCCCAAATTTTATAAGGAGCCAGAGAAATATAGTTTTCCATTGGAATTATTTTTCATGGCGGAGCGATTTAAGCAATTGCAACATTCGGTAAATGGACCCGATTTGTTTCACGATACGACCATTTCGGATTATGTTTTTATAAAAAGTTTGTTATTTGCCAAAGTCACATTGGCGGAAGATGAATACAAATTGTATAAAAGACTTTTTCACATCATCAATAAGCAGTTGCCCAATCCAGATATCTTAATCTATTTACACGTACCGATACAAAAATTGCAGAAAAATATTCAAACACGGGATCGCTCTTATGAGCAATCCATTCCAGATGAATATTTGCAAAAAATTCAAAATACATACCTCGAATATCTCAAACAATCGGATCAAAAAGTATTGTTTGTAGAGGCAGAGAATGCCGATTTTTTAACCGATTCCAAGCATGTAGATCTTATTTTGGATGCTTTATCCAAAGACTATTCGCCGGGAAAACATTACCTTCAACTTTCATAA